In Aerococcaceae bacterium zg-252, the genomic window TCAGTTATACTAGCCTTATTATTAATAATGAGGCTACACTTTCTCCAGAACAAGCAGCTTTCAACCAACAACTCATTGATATTGTCAAAAACAAGTCGCTCTAACAGCAAAAATAACGGACATTCACTTTATCGGCGAATGTCCGTTTTATCATATTATCTATTATTGAATCCAGTCTGACACTCTATCAGCTACATCAGTACCTAATTCTTTTGCACGATCAACCACTTGATTCATCACAGAACCTACTTGTCCCGCTACTTTATTCGCAGTCTTTTCAGTTTCGTCCATTAATTTCATTACCGTATTCAATTCTGTATCCGATAATTTATCAATCGCATCAATTAACCCTTGCGACCCTTTCAAATTTTGACGAATAAATGATTTAGCTTTTTCACGATTTAAAATGCTTTCTACTTTTGTACGTGCATTTTCATCAATGTATAAATACAGTGATACACCGGCTACTGCAACTGCAGCTCCCAATAATACTCTCCCAAAACAATTTTTTGACATGTTTATTCCTCCTAATAATTAAGTATTCGTTATTTATTCTAGTACAACTTCTCTATTAATAGTATAACACATCTAAGTTGAGAAAGCTTTCATTCTGCTTGTAGGCATTAATTCTTAGTACGATTAGAAATATTAATACTACCTCCACGACCACCAATAGTAATTTGGTCACCATTTTGAATATTTCCATTTAAAATTAGTTCACTCAATTCATCTTCAATTTGTTTTTGAATCGCACGACGAATCGGTCTTGCTCCGTATTCGGGATCAAATCCTGCTTCAGCAATAATATCCACTGCCGTATCCGTAATACGTGCTTGAATATCCAAGTCTTCTAAACGTTTTACAATATCAGCTGTATGTAATTTAACAATTTCTCGAATATTATCTTTTGTTAATGAATGGAAGACAATCGTTTCATCAATACGATTTAAAAACTCTGGTCTAAACGCACGTTTCAATTCTTCACGAATCTTCCGTTCCATAGCTTGATGATTTTCAGTTACAGCAACTGCACCAAACCCAACTGATTTCTCGTCACGCAATGCTGTTGCCCCTAAATTAGATGTCATAATAATAATCGTATTTCTAAAGTCAACTTTACGACCCTTACCGTCAGTTAAATGTCCATCATCAAATACTTGCAGTAAAATATTAAAGACATCCGGGTGTGCCTTTTCCACCTCATCAAGTAAAATCACACTATATGGTTTTTGACGGATTTTTTCTGTTAATTGACCTGCCTCATCATAGCCCACATAGCCTGGTGGTGAACCTACCAAACGTGACACACTATGTTTCTCCATATATTCAGACATATCCACTCGAATCATATTTTCTTCGCTACCGAACATGACATCAGCTAATGTTTTCGCCAATTCTGTCTTACCAACACCAGTAGGGCCTAAGAATAGGAATGACCCAATTGGACGTTTAGGTGATTTCAAACCACTTCTAGCTCGGCGAATAGCACGTGATACCGATTTTACAGCTTCATCTTGACCGATGACACGCTCATGTAATACTGCTTCTAAATTCACTAGACGTTGCGATTCTGATGTTTCCATTTGTTGAACAGGCACACCTGTTGCTTGTGCCACAACTTCAGCCACATCATGACTTGTTACAGTTAAAACTGCCTTAGTCTGTGGTTGTGTTTCTTGTTGATCCATTTCTGCTAATTGTGTTTCCAATTGCACTTCTTTTTGTCGTAATTCAGATGCCTTATCGAAATCTCTAGCTAAAATGGCTTGTTCTTTTTCGCTTGATAACTCCACTAATTGCTGTTCCAATGTATCAACAGAAACCGTCGTTATTTCACCAGCTGCATCAATCCGTACTCGAGCGGCTGCTTCATCAATTAAATCAACAGCTTTATCTGGTAATCGTCTTGCAGTCATGTATCGTGCACTTAATTTTACAGCTGCTTCTACTGCTTCTGTTGGAATTTCAACCGTATGATGTTCTTCATATTTTCCTTTTAACCCTTCAATAATCGCAATTGATTCTTCAATTGACGGTTCATCAATTTGCACTTTTGAAAAACGACGTTCTAATGCAGCATCTTTTTCAATATATTTTTGATACTCATTTAAAGTAGTCGCCCCAATCACTTGGATTTCACCACGAGCCAACGCTGGTTTTAAAATATTAGAGGCATCAATCGCACCCTCAGCACCACCGGCACCAATCAAAGTATGTAATTCATCAATAAAGAGAATAATATTGCCACTATCAGACATCTCTTCAATGATTTTTTTCATTCGTTCTTCAAACTCACCACGATATTTTGTACCTGCAACTAAAGCACCCATATCTAACATCATCAAACGTTTATTAGCAATATCTTCTGGTACATCTCTTGCTATAATACGCTGTGCTAAACCTTCGGCTAAAGCCGTTTTACCTACACCCGGTTCCCCAACTAAAACTGGATTATTCTTAGTTCGTCTACTAATAATTTGAACAATTCGATGTACTTCTTGTTCCCGACCAATCACTGGATCTAATTGTCCACGACGTGCTAAATCTGTTAAGTCACGTGCCACTGAATCTAAGGTTGGACTTGTTGTTGCTTGATTATTTTGATTACGATTATTTCTACCACTGCGAGTTTGACGACGATTTTTTGTATCATCCCCCTCACCGTCAGTAGCGCCAATTAACTCGTATACCGTACGTCGTAATGCATCAAAATCAATCTCAAGATTACGAAGTAATACCACCGCTAAGATTTCTTCTTTTAAAATTCCTAGCAATAAATGCTCAGTACCAACTTTTGGTGCCCCTAAACGTTTTGCATCATTAGATGCATTCATAATCACTTTTTTGGCTCTTGGAGAATACGGAATCACTTGTTCTCCCATCATTCTTGGCGGAGCAAATTTTCCATGAATCGCTTCTAATTCTGCGATTAAAGCATTGTAAGTCGCACCATGTTCACGTAACGCTTTTCCCGCAATCCCTGTTTCTTCTTTAGCCAGTCCTAATAAAATGTGCTCAGAGCCCACTGCTTGATGTCGCATATAATAGGCTTGTTCAGCAGCAAAAATCATTACTTGCCGAGCACTATTTGTAAATAATTCTTCAAACATATTGTCACCTCATTTAATTATATGTATAGCGTAATTGGTAAAGGAATGTTTTTAACAATTGCGCTCTTGCGTATTGTTCTTGCTCACTAATAGTGTGGAGCACTGATTTTTCAATTACTGATAAAATCAATGTTGCTTCACGCTTAGTAATGATATTGCGTTCGATTAATGTTTCAATCATATTGATACCATTACGTTGACTAATCTGGTCTCCCACAAGTTCAATCATTTGATCAATCTGCTCTACTTCATCTGCTAGATGAATTTTTAAAATACGGATATAACCACCGCCACCTCGCTTACTTTCAACAGCATAACCGTGTTCTTGAGTAAATCGAGTATTAATAACATAATTAATTTGTGAAGGCACGCAATCAAAATGTTCCGCAATGTCACTACGCTTAATTTCAAGATGTTCTTGATTCTTTAAAAAACTCTTTAAATACGCTTCGATGATTTCCGTCATATTTCTTTGCGTCATTCTGTTACCTCCTTTCTGATTCGCTTGGATTGACTTAGCATCTAATTCAGTAAATTTCTCGCTTACGTTTTTAGTTGTTTAACATTGACTTTCTTTGACCATTATATAATAAAACGATTCGTTTGAAAAGCATTTTGCATCTCTACTTAAAAATATAAACCCAAAAGTTGTAAAATACACTTGATTTTTATAGAACCATCAATTAATACTACTGTTCATTTAAAATATTTATGTTATAATCTTCAAATGGCTAATAAAAAAATAAAATAGTTACATCATCTTTTTGGAGGATATTGAATGACACGCCGCTTATTTAAACTATTAATCTCGATAAATATAATAATAATTACTTTATTCTCAGCTCAATCAATTCAAGCAGAAGAAATCGACACACAATATTCTGTCCGTGGAAAAAGTTTTGAACAAATTATTTATGAAACGATAGAAGAATTCGGCTACACTACAAATAACGTTTCCATCGCTTACTATGATTTTTTAAATCAAAAACATTACTATCTGAATGAATGGCAACCTATGCTAGCTGCCAGCGCATCAAAAGTTGGAACAGCCGCATTGTATGCTAATTTAATCAACGAGGGAATCCTAACTTACGATACTGAAATTCCGTATAATGAATCACTCTTCGAAGAGGGTGCTGGCAATATTACAAACGGTGATATTCAAGAGAGCTATCTACTTTCAGATTTAATTTACGAAATGCTCCATTACTCTGATAATACTGCATGGAATTTATTAACTGATTATTATTATACAAACTTTGGGAATTATCACGAAGATTTATTATTATTTAGTGGTACTAATATAGAAGATGAATCACTTTATGAATTTAATATGGTTAATGCACAAGTGCTAGAGGGAATTCTTATTCAAGTCGGTTCATCAGATATTTACGATGAAATTATCGATATTATGATGCATTCTCAAGATACCTGGCTGATGAAACACTACGTTAACAACGATATGGCAGCAAAATATGGTCATCTCGATGAATATTTCCATGACATTGGACTTTATTACCAAAATGGTCAAACGGCATACGCACTAGTTATTATGACTAATGATTTACCTATAGAAGAAGACGGTACAGAAAACGAATTTTTTGGATTAATCAATTTTCGCTTAAATAAATGGTTCCAACAAACACACCCGATGACTGCACATCATGAATGAGCAGCTATCGGTTTTTTTTACTTTATTCTTTTGTTGCTAAATAATAGGGGTACAATCTTTCAAAAACAGTTATCACAGCCTTAATAAATTCATCTTCATTTTGAAATGATGTTAAGTCACCAATCTTTTCTTTTATCAATACTTTACGAACCACATTAGTTTCTACTAGCTGCTGCAGCTGAACACGATTAGATTCCGTTCCTGCATATATCATTTCAATTCCATTTTGATAGACTAAGTAATAACTAGGTTCAGAAATCGGTACGCTGAGTGCCCGATGTAATTGGGGCAAACTTTCTTGACTGAGCGTTCGCTCTAATACACTGACTTCCCATGTAATTCCTAGACTATCGCCGTCTTGTAATAATCGCAATGCCATTCCTGGTTGACTAGGAATATCTTCAGCATGTCGGAAAAAACAATAAAAATAAGCGCGTGCTATTTGTGCTTGATTCATCCAATTACTAGTTCGTTGCGCTTTTAATGGTAAACCTTGTTGCTCAATATTTTGAATTAAGTTTTGAAAAGATTTTCGTGCAGCCCCACCATCTTGCTTAAATTGCAACATGTAATCTTCATCATCTCCTGCTTTTTGAGGGGCAATATATTTTTGTCCATGGTACTGTGTAAATTTTTGTAATATGCGTACAATTGATTGCATTAACAACACCCCTTTTATTGCATTAAGCTATCTGCATTAAAAATTTTTTCACTTACATATTCTGTTTAACTGCCATAGCTAATTACTTTACTAGATAATACAATTATATCGTCTACTATTCAGAATGTCGAATTTAACTTTTGCTCGAATAATAGAACAAAGCATTAATTTTCTTATTTAATGATAGCTTTTACGGAATTCCAACAATTAATGTGTAAACAAACATCTTAAAAATATTGGAAACAGAACCTTATACAATGACAGCATTCAGTGGTCACTTATTAAAGAAAATCAAAAAAAATGATGAAACCAACGTTTCATCACCAAAAAAATACCGGCGGTCGGGGTCGAACCGACACGCCCGTGAGGGCACTGGATTTTGAGTCCAGCGCGTCTGCCAATTCCGCCACGCCGGCAAATAGGTAAAGGCGGTAACCGGATTTGAACCGGTGATCGAGGTTTTGCAGACCCATGCCTTACCACTTGGCTATACCGCCATTTTCTATTCTACTGGGGTAGCTGGATTCGAACCAACGAGTGACGGAGTCAAAGTCCGTTGCCTTACCGCTTGGCTATACCCCACTCATTTTATAGGCGAACGAGGGGAATCGAACCCCCGAATGTCGGTGCCACAAACCGATGCGTTAACCACTTCGCCACGATCGCCATCTTTCTACAGGGACAGTAGGAATCGAACCCACACTAACGGTTTTGGAGACCGTTGTTCTACCGTTAAACTATGTCCCTATTCCTCTATCTTGCCCGCTCGCAATCTAAATTATGGAGGGAGGCAGATTCGAACTGCCGAACCCTAAGGAGCGGATTTACAGTCCGCCGCGTTTAGCCACTTCGCTATCCCTCCAATGGCTTGGGACGGAATCGAACCGCCGACACTTTGAGCTTCAATCAAATGCTCTACCAACTGAGCTACCAAGCCTTTCTACGGTCCCGACGGGATTTGAACCCGCGATCTCCTGCGTGACAGGCAGGCATGTTAACCCCTACACCACGGAACCATATATGGAGGTTAACGGGTTCGAACCGCTGACCCCCTGCTTGTAAGGCAGGTGCTCTCCCAGCTGAGCTAAACCTCCAATGTTATTCACTTTTCTATGATCCGTACGGGATTCGAACCCGTGTTACCGCCGTGAAAGGGCGGTGTCTTAACCACTTGACCAACGGACCTTCTTCTTATTCTTCTCTCCACTTACGGAGAGTAAGGGATTCGAACCCTTGAGACAATTGCTCGCCTACATGATTTCCAATCATGCTCCTTCGGCCTCTCGGACAACTCTCCTCAATTTTCTTCCCTTATATTAAAAACACTCCGCAAGTAGGGCTCGAACCTACGACATCATGATTAACAGTCATGCGCTCTGCCAGCTGAGCTATTGCGGAATGACACTAACGACTTCTCCTGCATGGCAACGTCCTACTCTCACAGGACCAAAAGTCCAACTACCATCGGCGCTAAGAAGCTTAACTGCTGTGTTCGGCATGGGTACAGGTGTGTCCTTCTTGCCATCGTCACCACACAGAGAATTCGTCTTGTCTCTTAAGTAATCTTGTCTCCAAGCTCACTCAAAACTGAATAACCTTCCAAACTCCCAATCAATCTCTTGGTTAAGTCCTCGACCGATTAGTACTAGTCCGCTCCATGTCTCACAACACTTCCACTTCTAGCCTATCTACCTGTTCGTCTTTCAGGGGTCTTACTTCCTAAGAATGGGAAATCTCATCTTGAAGCTGGCTTCGCGCTTAGATGCTTTCAGCGCTTATCCTTCCCACACATAGCTACCCAGCGATGCTCCTGGCGGAACAACTGGTACACCAGCGGTGCGTCCATCCCGGTCCTCTCGTACTAAGGATAGCTCTTCTCAAATTTCCTACGCCCGCGACGGATAGGGACCGAACTGTCTCACGACGTTCTGAACCCAGCTCGCGTACCGCTTTAATGGGCGAACAGCCCAACCCTTGGGACCGACTTCAGCCCCAGGATGCGATGAGCCGACATCGAGGTGCCAAACCTCCCCGTCGATGTGAACTCTTGGGGGAGATAAGCCTGTTATCCCCAGGGTAGCTTTTATCCGTTGAGCGATGGCCCTTCCATGCGGTACCACCGGATCACTAAGCCCGACTTTCGTCCCTGCTCGACCTGTCCGTCTCGCAGTCAAGCTCCCTTCTGCCTTTGCACTCTGCGAATGATTTCCAACCATTCTGAGGGAACCTTTGGGCGCCTCCGTTACTCTTTAGGAGGCGACCGCCCCAGTCAAACTGTCCACCTGACACTGTCTCCCGTGCTCCTCGCACGCGGGTTAGAGGGTCCATGTCACAAGGGTAGTATCCCACCAGCGCCTCCTCGTAAACTGGCGTTCACGATTCTTCAGCTCCTACCTATCCTGTACATGCCACACAAACACTCAATATCAAGTTACAGTAAAGCTCCATGGGGTCTTTCCGTCCTGTCGCGGGTAACCTGCATCTTCACAGGTACTATAATTTCACCGAGTCTCTCGTTGAGACAGTGCCCAGATCGTTACGCCTTTCGTGCGGGTCGGAACTTACCCGACAAGGAATTTCGCTACCTTAGGACCGTTATAGTTACGGCCGCCGTTTACTGGGGCTTCAATTCAAAGCTTCAGATTGCTCCTAACCTCTCCTCTTAACCTTCCAGCACCGGGCAGGCGTCAGCCCCTATACGTCATCTTTCGATTTTGCAGAGACCTGTGTTTTTGATAAACAGTCGCCTGGGCCTATTCACTGCGGCTGATGTTTCCATCAGCACCCCTTCTCCCGAAGTTACGGGGTCATTTTGCCGAGTTCCTTAACGAGAGTTCTCTCGATCACCTGAGTGTTCTCCACTCGACTACCTGTGTCGGTTTGCGGTACGGGTTGGTTGTATCTCACTAGAAGCTTTTCTCGACAGTTTGATTATCCACCTTCGCTACTTTATTTCGCTACGCGTCACAACTCACCCTTCCAGATAAAAGCATTTCACTCTTATCAAGACTCGTTGCTTGCACATCCTCTTCCATCCGGATGCGTGGAGTCGCCTCCTGTGTCCCTCCTTCGTTCAAACGATACTTACCAAGTACAGGAATCTCTACCTGTTGTCCATCGCATACGCCTATCGGCTTTTGCTTAGGTCCCGACTAACCCAGGGCGGACGAGCCTTCCCCTGGAAACCTTAGTCTTTCGGTGGACGGGATTCTCACCCGTCTTGCGCTACTCATACCGGCATTCTCACTTCTATTCGCTCCACCACTCC contains:
- a CDS encoding ATP-dependent Clp protease ATP-binding subunit — protein: MFEELFTNSARQVMIFAAEQAYYMRHQAVGSEHILLGLAKEETGIAGKALREHGATYNALIAELEAIHGKFAPPRMMGEQVIPYSPRAKKVIMNASNDAKRLGAPKVGTEHLLLGILKEEILAVVLLRNLEIDFDALRRTVYELIGATDGEGDDTKNRRQTRSGRNNRNQNNQATTSPTLDSVARDLTDLARRGQLDPVIGREQEVHRIVQIISRRTKNNPVLVGEPGVGKTALAEGLAQRIIARDVPEDIANKRLMMLDMGALVAGTKYRGEFEERMKKIIEEMSDSGNIILFIDELHTLIGAGGAEGAIDASNILKPALARGEIQVIGATTLNEYQKYIEKDAALERRFSKVQIDEPSIEESIAIIEGLKGKYEEHHTVEIPTEAVEAAVKLSARYMTARRLPDKAVDLIDEAAARVRIDAAGEITTVSVDTLEQQLVELSSEKEQAILARDFDKASELRQKEVQLETQLAEMDQQETQPQTKAVLTVTSHDVAEVVAQATGVPVQQMETSESQRLVNLEAVLHERVIGQDEAVKSVSRAIRRARSGLKSPKRPIGSFLFLGPTGVGKTELAKTLADVMFGSEENMIRVDMSEYMEKHSVSRLVGSPPGYVGYDEAGQLTEKIRQKPYSVILLDEVEKAHPDVFNILLQVFDDGHLTDGKGRKVDFRNTIIIMTSNLGATALRDEKSVGFGAVAVTENHQAMERKIREELKRAFRPEFLNRIDETIVFHSLTKDNIREIVKLHTADIVKRLEDLDIQARITDTAVDIIAEAGFDPEYGARPIRRAIQKQIEDELSELILNGNIQNGDQITIGGRGGSINISNRTKN
- a CDS encoding CtsR family transcriptional regulator; translation: MTQRNMTEIIEAYLKSFLKNQEHLEIKRSDIAEHFDCVPSQINYVINTRFTQEHGYAVESKRGGGGYIRILKIHLADEVEQIDQMIELVGDQISQRNGINMIETLIERNIITKREATLILSVIEKSVLHTISEQEQYARAQLLKTFLYQLRYTYN
- a CDS encoding serine hydrolase, producing MTRRLFKLLISINIIIITLFSAQSIQAEEIDTQYSVRGKSFEQIIYETIEEFGYTTNNVSIAYYDFLNQKHYYLNEWQPMLAASASKVGTAALYANLINEGILTYDTEIPYNESLFEEGAGNITNGDIQESYLLSDLIYEMLHYSDNTAWNLLTDYYYTNFGNYHEDLLLFSGTNIEDESLYEFNMVNAQVLEGILIQVGSSDIYDEIIDIMMHSQDTWLMKHYVNNDMAAKYGHLDEYFHDIGLYYQNGQTAYALVIMTNDLPIEEDGTENEFFGLINFRLNKWFQQTHPMTAHHE
- a CDS encoding ribonuclease P — protein: MQSIVRILQKFTQYHGQKYIAPQKAGDDEDYMLQFKQDGGAARKSFQNLIQNIEQQGLPLKAQRTSNWMNQAQIARAYFYCFFRHAEDIPSQPGMALRLLQDGDSLGITWEVSVLERTLSQESLPQLHRALSVPISEPSYYLVYQNGIEMIYAGTESNRVQLQQLVETNVVRKVLIKEKIGDLTSFQNEDEFIKAVITVFERLYPYYLATKE